The following proteins are encoded in a genomic region of Stutzerimonas balearica DSM 6083:
- the tolR gene encoding protein TolR — protein MARIRNRRKPVAEMNVVPYIDVMLVLLVIFMVTAPMLNQGVKVDLPKVSSEALPQDNNAQVLTISIKADKTYYWNMGSEVDTDTVQDKALTLDEMTRAVTAIMNQSRSQGKQVQVFVRGDKAVDYGAVMAAMGGLQEAGVGNVGLITEAP, from the coding sequence ATGGCCAGAATTCGCAACAGACGCAAACCGGTCGCCGAGATGAACGTGGTGCCGTACATCGACGTGATGCTGGTACTGCTGGTCATCTTCATGGTCACCGCACCGATGTTGAACCAGGGCGTCAAGGTCGACCTGCCGAAGGTCAGCAGTGAGGCCTTGCCGCAGGACAACAATGCCCAGGTACTGACCATTTCGATCAAGGCCGACAAGACCTACTACTGGAACATGGGCTCGGAAGTCGACACCGATACCGTGCAGGACAAGGCGCTGACGCTGGATGAAATGACCCGCGCGGTGACCGCGATCATGAACCAGAGTCGCAGCCAGGGTAAGCAGGTACAGGTCTTCGTGCGTGGCGACAAGGCGGTCGACTACGGCGCCGTGATGGCCGCCATGGGCGGCCTGCAGGAAGCTGGCGTCGGTAATGTCGGCCTGATTACCGAGGCGCCGTGA
- the tolQ gene encoding protein TolQ, whose translation MEANVDHMSMWSLISNASFVVQLVMLILVAASVTSWILIFQRGNLLRAAKRSLEAFEERFWSGIDLSKLYRQAGSNPDPDCGVEQIFRAGFKEFSRLRQQPGVDPDAVMDGVNRAMRVAISREEEKLEQSLPFLATVGSTSPYIGLFGTVWGIMNSFRGLAQVQQATLATVAPGIAEALIATAIGLFAAIPAVIAYNRFSARGEMLIARYYTFADEFQAILHRKVHTSED comes from the coding sequence GTGGAAGCCAACGTCGACCATATGTCCATGTGGAGCCTGATCAGCAACGCCAGCTTCGTGGTGCAACTGGTCATGCTGATTCTCGTGGCTGCTTCGGTGACTTCGTGGATCCTGATCTTTCAGCGCGGCAACCTGTTGCGTGCGGCGAAGCGGTCGCTCGAGGCCTTCGAGGAGCGCTTCTGGTCGGGCATCGACCTGTCGAAGCTCTACCGCCAGGCCGGCAGCAATCCTGATCCCGATTGCGGTGTCGAGCAGATCTTTCGCGCCGGCTTCAAGGAGTTCTCGCGCTTGCGCCAGCAGCCGGGCGTCGATCCCGACGCGGTGATGGATGGCGTCAACCGAGCCATGCGCGTGGCGATCTCGCGTGAGGAAGAAAAGCTCGAACAGAGCCTGCCTTTCCTTGCCACCGTGGGCTCGACCAGTCCTTATATCGGTCTGTTCGGTACCGTCTGGGGAATCATGAACTCCTTCCGTGGCCTGGCTCAGGTCCAGCAGGCGACGCTGGCGACCGTCGCTCCGGGGATCGCCGAGGCCCTGATCGCTACGGCGATCGGCCTGTTCGCCGCTATTCCCGCCGTGATTGCCTATAACCGCTTTTCCGCCCGTGGCGAGATGCTGATCGCGCGTTATTACACTTTCGCCGACGAGTTCCAGGCGATCCTGCATCGCAAAGTCCACACCTCCGAAGATTGA
- the ybgC gene encoding tol-pal system-associated acyl-CoA thioesterase — protein MRAQSEAKPFTHRCRVYYEDTDAGGIVYYVNYLKFMERARTERLRELGFAQSQLVDDDLLFVVHSVEARYLSPARLDDELQVSAEVVELKRASLRFRQQVRRASDDALLCEGHVWVACVRAENLKPRAIPEALRGAFGGSGLSPAGE, from the coding sequence ATGCGCGCGCAATCCGAAGCAAAGCCTTTTACGCATCGCTGCCGTGTCTATTACGAAGACACCGATGCTGGCGGTATCGTCTACTACGTCAATTACCTCAAGTTCATGGAACGGGCTCGTACCGAGCGACTGCGTGAGCTGGGTTTCGCCCAGTCGCAGCTCGTCGACGATGACCTGTTATTCGTCGTGCATTCGGTCGAGGCGCGTTACCTGTCGCCGGCTCGGCTCGACGACGAGCTGCAGGTCAGTGCCGAGGTGGTAGAGCTCAAGCGAGCCAGCCTGCGCTTTCGCCAGCAGGTCAGGCGCGCAAGCGACGATGCGCTGCTGTGCGAAGGCCACGTTTGGGTCGCATGCGTGCGAGCCGAGAATCTGAAACCCCGAGCCATCCCCGAGGCACTGCGTGGCGCCTTTGGCGGTTCGGGTCTATCCCCTGCAGGAGAGTGA
- the ruvB gene encoding Holliday junction branch migration DNA helicase RuvB, which yields MIEADRLITASSRDRDEQLDRAIRPLRLADYIGQPTVREQMDLFIRAAKMRGEALDHTLIFGPPGLGKTTLANIVAQEMGVSIKSTSGPVLERPGDLAALLTNLEAGDVLFVDEIHRLSPIVEEVLYPAMEDFQLDIMIGEGPAARSIKLDLPPFTLVGATTRAGMLTNPLRDRFGIVQRLEFYSTEDLSTIVGRSAGILGLPIEPQGAFEIARRARGTPRIANRLLRRVRDFAEVRGKGEITREIADLALNMLDVDEHGFDHQDRRLLLTLIEKFDGGPVGIDSLAAAISEERHTIEDVLEPYLIQQGYIMRTPRGRVVTRHAYLHFGLNLPRRLSESPTPDLFGPETDG from the coding sequence ATGATAGAAGCCGACCGCCTGATCACCGCGAGCAGTCGTGACCGAGATGAGCAGCTCGATCGCGCCATTCGCCCGCTGCGCCTGGCCGACTACATCGGGCAGCCAACGGTTCGCGAGCAGATGGACTTGTTCATTCGTGCGGCCAAGATGCGTGGCGAAGCGCTCGATCACACCCTGATCTTTGGGCCGCCAGGTCTGGGCAAGACGACGCTGGCGAACATCGTCGCCCAGGAAATGGGCGTCTCGATCAAAAGTACTTCAGGCCCCGTGCTCGAGCGTCCCGGCGACCTGGCGGCGCTGCTCACCAATCTCGAGGCGGGCGACGTGCTGTTCGTTGACGAGATCCATCGCCTTTCCCCCATCGTCGAAGAGGTGCTCTACCCGGCGATGGAAGATTTCCAGCTCGACATCATGATTGGCGAGGGGCCTGCGGCGCGCTCGATCAAGCTCGACCTGCCTCCGTTCACTCTGGTCGGCGCGACCACTCGCGCCGGTATGCTGACCAATCCCTTGCGTGACCGCTTCGGGATCGTGCAGCGCCTGGAGTTCTATTCCACCGAAGATCTGTCGACGATCGTCGGCCGTTCCGCCGGTATTCTGGGATTGCCGATCGAGCCGCAGGGGGCTTTCGAGATTGCGCGGCGCGCACGCGGCACGCCGCGTATCGCCAACCGCCTGCTGAGGCGGGTGCGAGATTTCGCCGAGGTGCGGGGCAAGGGCGAGATCACCCGGGAAATCGCCGACCTCGCGCTGAATATGCTCGACGTGGATGAGCATGGATTCGACCATCAGGATCGGCGCCTGCTGTTGACCCTGATCGAGAAGTTCGACGGCGGGCCGGTGGGGATCGACAGTCTCGCAGCGGCGATCAGTGAGGAGCGTCATACCATCGAGGACGTGCTGGAGCCCTATCTCATCCAGCAGGGCTACATCATGCGCACGCCGCGCGGGCGTGTGGTGACCCGCCATGCCTACCTTCACTTCGGCCTGAACCTGCCCAGGCGCCTGTCGGAGTCGCCTACGCCGGACCTTTTCGGTCCTGAAACGGATGGTTGA
- the ruvA gene encoding Holliday junction branch migration protein RuvA, which produces MIGRLRGQLAEKQPPHLVVDVNGVGYEVEVPMTTLYRLPAVGEMLTLHTHLVVREDAHLLYGFHEKRERELFRELIRLNGVGPKLALALMSGLEVDELVRCVQAQDTSVLVKIPGVGKKTAERLLVELKDRFKAWETMPSIATLVVEPRAAAAVSSAENDAVSALISLGFKPQEASRAVSAIREDGLSSEEMIRRALKGMV; this is translated from the coding sequence GTGATAGGTCGTTTGCGGGGTCAACTGGCGGAAAAACAGCCGCCGCATCTGGTGGTGGATGTCAACGGCGTCGGTTATGAAGTCGAAGTGCCGATGACCACGCTCTACCGGCTGCCGGCGGTAGGGGAAATGCTGACGCTGCATACCCATCTGGTGGTGCGTGAAGACGCCCATCTGCTCTATGGCTTCCACGAAAAGCGCGAGCGTGAGCTGTTTCGCGAGCTCATCCGGCTCAACGGGGTAGGGCCGAAACTGGCGCTGGCGCTGATGTCCGGCCTTGAAGTCGACGAGCTGGTGCGCTGTGTCCAGGCGCAGGATACCTCGGTGCTGGTGAAGATCCCGGGCGTCGGCAAGAAGACCGCCGAGCGCCTGCTGGTCGAGCTGAAAGACCGTTTCAAGGCCTGGGAGACGATGCCATCGATTGCCACGCTGGTGGTTGAACCTCGCGCCGCTGCGGCAGTCTCAAGCGCCGAGAATGATGCGGTCAGCGCGCTGATCTCCCTTGGCTTCAAGCCGCAGGAGGCCAGCCGTGCGGTATCCGCGATACGGGAAGACGGTTTGAGCAGTGAAGAGATGATCCGCCGCGCGCTCAAGGGAATGGTGTAA
- the ruvC gene encoding crossover junction endodeoxyribonuclease RuvC — translation MTLILGIDPGSRITGYGVVRDTGKGCEYVASGCIRTGGGELHARLQAVYRGISEVIRLYGPVTMGIEQVFMARNADSALKLGQARGAAIVAAAECGLEVAEYTATQVKQAIAGTGGADKQQVQMMVMHLLKLIQKPQIDASDALAIALCHAHHRQSLIPHGLASAKRRGGRLRL, via the coding sequence ATGACCTTGATCCTTGGTATCGACCCCGGTTCGCGTATCACCGGCTACGGTGTGGTGCGCGACACGGGCAAAGGCTGCGAGTACGTCGCTTCCGGCTGCATTCGGACCGGAGGGGGTGAGCTTCATGCGCGCTTGCAGGCTGTGTATCGGGGCATCAGTGAAGTCATCCGCCTCTATGGGCCGGTTACCATGGGCATCGAACAGGTGTTCATGGCGCGCAATGCCGATTCGGCGCTCAAGCTCGGGCAGGCGCGGGGCGCCGCGATCGTCGCCGCCGCCGAATGTGGTCTCGAAGTCGCTGAATACACCGCGACGCAGGTCAAGCAGGCAATTGCCGGCACCGGCGGCGCAGACAAACAGCAGGTGCAGATGATGGTGATGCACCTGCTCAAGCTGATTCAGAAGCCGCAGATCGACGCGTCGGATGCCCTGGCGATCGCGCTGTGCCATGCACACCATCGACAGAGCCTCATTCCCCACGGCCTCGCCAGCGCCAAGCGCCGCGGTGGCCGTCTGCGGTTGTAG
- a CDS encoding YebC/PmpR family DNA-binding transcriptional regulator, with the protein MAGHSKWANIKHRKGRQDAKRGKIFTKLIRELTVAAKSGAIPADNPRLRLAVDKALTANMSRDVIDRAIARGAGNNDADNVVELTYEGYAPSGVAIIVEAMTDNRNRTAAEVRHAFSKQGGNLGTDGSVAYMFDRKGVISYAPGVDEDSLMEAALEAGADDVVVEDDGSAQVYTSFTEFHAVNEALAAAGFKSDEAEIAMIPSISAPVADLETAQKVLRLIDALEDLDDVQNVYHNAEISNEIMEQLD; encoded by the coding sequence ATGGCGGGTCATTCCAAATGGGCCAACATCAAGCACCGCAAGGGGCGCCAGGACGCCAAGCGCGGCAAGATTTTCACCAAGCTCATTCGTGAGCTGACCGTGGCGGCCAAGAGCGGTGCGATTCCGGCGGACAATCCGCGGTTGCGCCTCGCGGTGGACAAGGCGCTGACCGCCAACATGTCGCGTGACGTGATCGATCGCGCCATCGCCCGTGGCGCTGGCAACAACGACGCGGACAACGTCGTCGAATTGACCTATGAAGGTTATGCGCCCAGCGGTGTGGCGATCATCGTCGAGGCGATGACCGATAACCGCAATCGCACGGCCGCCGAAGTGCGCCACGCATTCAGCAAGCAGGGTGGCAACCTGGGCACCGACGGTTCGGTGGCCTATATGTTCGATCGCAAGGGCGTGATCAGCTACGCGCCCGGTGTCGACGAGGACAGTCTGATGGAGGCTGCGCTGGAAGCCGGCGCCGATGACGTGGTGGTCGAGGATGATGGCTCCGCTCAGGTCTACACCAGCTTCACCGAATTCCATGCCGTCAACGAGGCGCTTGCCGCAGCGGGCTTCAAGTCCGATGAGGCGGAGATCGCGATGATTCCGTCGATCTCGGCGCCTGTGGCCGACCTGGAGACGGCGCAGAAGGTGCTGCGCCTGATCGATGCCCTGGAAGACCTGGACGACGTGCAGAACGTCTACCACAACGCTGAAATCTCCAACGAGATCATGGAACAGTTGGACTGA
- the aspS gene encoding aspartate--tRNA ligase, translating to MMRSHYCGQLNESLDGQEITLCGWVHRRRDHGGVIFLDIRDREGLAQVVFDPDRAETFAKADRVRSEFVVKITGKVRLRPAGAVNPNMASGAIEVLGYELEVLNEAETPPFPLNEYSDVGEETRLRYRFVDLRRPEMAEKLKLRSRITASIRRYLDENGFLDVETPILGRPTPEGARDYLVPSRTHAGNFFALPQSPQLFKQLLMVAGFDRYYQIAKCFRDEDLRADRQPEFTQIDIETSFLEEADIIGITEGMIRKLFKEVLDVEFGEFPHMPFEEAMRRYGSDKPDLRIPLELVDVADQLNAVEFKVFSGPANDPKGRVAALRVPGAASMPRSQIDDYTKFVGIYGAKGLAYIKVNERAKGVEGLQSPIVKFIPEDNLNVILDRVGAVDGDIVFFGADKAKIVSEALGALRIKLGHDLKLLTCDWAPLWVVDFPMFEENDDGSLSALHHPFTSPKCTPEELEANPAAALSRAYDMVLNGTELGGGSIRIHRKEMQQAVFRILGIDEAEQEEKFGFLLDALKFGAPPHGGLAFGLDRLVMLMTGAQSIREVIAFPKTQSAADVMTQAPGAVDSKALRELHIRLREQPKAE from the coding sequence ATGATGCGCAGCCACTATTGCGGCCAGTTGAACGAAAGCCTGGATGGTCAGGAAATCACCCTTTGCGGTTGGGTACATCGCCGTCGCGATCATGGCGGGGTGATCTTTCTCGACATTCGCGATCGTGAAGGGCTGGCGCAGGTGGTATTCGATCCCGACCGTGCCGAGACCTTCGCCAAGGCTGATCGTGTTCGCAGCGAGTTCGTGGTGAAGATCACCGGCAAGGTTCGCCTGCGCCCGGCCGGTGCGGTGAACCCCAACATGGCCTCGGGTGCCATCGAGGTGCTGGGCTACGAGCTGGAAGTGCTCAACGAAGCCGAAACGCCACCGTTCCCGCTCAACGAGTACAGTGACGTCGGCGAGGAAACCCGCCTGCGCTACCGCTTCGTCGATCTGCGCCGTCCTGAGATGGCCGAGAAACTGAAATTGCGCTCGCGTATCACCGCCAGCATCCGTCGCTACCTGGACGAGAATGGCTTCCTCGATGTCGAGACGCCGATCCTCGGGCGCCCGACACCCGAAGGTGCGCGTGACTACCTGGTGCCCAGCCGTACCCACGCCGGTAATTTCTTCGCCCTGCCGCAGTCGCCTCAGCTGTTCAAGCAGCTGTTGATGGTGGCGGGTTTCGACCGCTACTACCAGATCGCCAAGTGTTTCCGTGACGAAGACCTGCGCGCCGATCGCCAGCCCGAGTTCACCCAGATCGACATCGAGACCAGCTTCCTCGAGGAAGCGGACATCATCGGCATCACCGAAGGCATGATCCGCAAGCTGTTCAAGGAAGTGCTGGATGTCGAGTTCGGTGAGTTCCCGCACATGCCCTTCGAAGAAGCCATGCGCCGCTATGGTTCGGACAAGCCGGACCTGCGCATCCCGCTGGAGCTGGTGGACGTGGCCGATCAGCTCAATGCGGTCGAGTTCAAGGTGTTCTCCGGTCCGGCCAACGATCCGAAAGGCCGCGTGGCCGCGCTTCGTGTGCCGGGCGCTGCCAGCATGCCGCGCAGCCAGATCGACGACTACACCAAGTTCGTCGGCATCTACGGCGCCAAGGGCCTGGCCTACATCAAGGTCAACGAGCGCGCCAAGGGCGTCGAGGGCCTGCAGTCGCCGATCGTCAAGTTCATCCCGGAAGACAACCTCAACGTGATCCTCGATCGCGTCGGTGCGGTCGATGGCGATATCGTCTTCTTTGGTGCTGACAAGGCGAAGATCGTCTCCGAGGCCTTGGGCGCGCTGCGCATCAAGCTCGGCCATGACCTCAAGCTGCTGACCTGCGACTGGGCGCCGCTGTGGGTGGTCGACTTCCCGATGTTCGAGGAGAACGACGACGGCTCGCTGTCGGCGTTGCACCATCCGTTCACATCGCCCAAATGCACGCCCGAAGAGCTGGAGGCCAACCCGGCAGCGGCCCTGTCGCGTGCCTATGACATGGTGCTCAATGGCACCGAGCTTGGCGGCGGCTCGATTCGTATCCATCGCAAGGAAATGCAGCAGGCAGTGTTCCGCATCCTCGGCATCGACGAGGCCGAACAGGAAGAGAAGTTCGGCTTCCTGCTCGATGCCCTGAAGTTCGGAGCGCCGCCGCACGGTGGTCTGGCATTCGGTCTGGATCGCCTGGTCATGCTGATGACCGGTGCGCAATCGATCCGCGAAGTCATCGCGTTCCCGAAGACGCAGAGTGCGGCGGACGTGATGACCCAGGCGCCCGGCGCCGTCGACAGCAAGGCGCTGCGCGAGCTGCACATTCGCCTGCGCGAGCAGCCGAAAGCAGAGTGA
- a CDS encoding Dps family protein, with product MDINIGIAEQDRAAIAEGLSRLLADTYTLYLKTHNFHWNVTGPMFNTLHLMFETQYTELAVAVDDIAERIRALGFPAPGTYAAYARLSSIKEEEGVPSAEEMIKLLVEGQEAVVRTARGIFPLLDKVSDEPTADLLTQRMQVHEKTAWMLRSLLAA from the coding sequence ATGGATATCAACATCGGCATCGCCGAACAGGACCGCGCCGCCATTGCCGAGGGGTTGTCCCGCCTGCTGGCCGACACCTACACCCTCTACCTGAAGACCCACAACTTCCATTGGAACGTCACCGGGCCCATGTTCAACACGCTGCACCTGATGTTCGAAACGCAGTACACCGAGCTGGCCGTCGCGGTTGACGACATCGCCGAGCGTATCCGCGCACTTGGTTTCCCTGCGCCCGGCACCTACGCCGCGTACGCTCGCCTGTCTTCGATCAAGGAAGAAGAAGGCGTGCCAAGCGCCGAGGAAATGATCAAGTTGCTCGTCGAAGGCCAGGAAGCGGTCGTACGCACGGCACGTGGCATCTTCCCGCTGCTGGACAAGGTCAGTGACGAACCCACTGCCGATCTGCTGACCCAGCGCATGCAGGTCCACGAAAAGACCGCCTGGATGCTGCGCAGCCTGCTAGCAGCCTGA
- a CDS encoding cold shock domain-containing protein: MLKIVHLLTGVAALLLSFAPSLRGQAPFLEHNAALGLFMIGLLNIQFIPFYRLQVQGVRPVLAAASALMIIAAIVQAIVVLAPIGQIAGQPATLATLLLAVVAVLLHLASLQTQAGSRPQATSHRRSGAPSAGETAGTEGPRETGTVKWFNTSKGFGFISRESGEDVFVHFRAIRGEGHRILIEGQRVDFTIVLRDKGPQAEDVVILHSR, from the coding sequence ATGTTGAAGATCGTCCACCTGTTGACGGGCGTCGCTGCCCTGCTGCTGTCCTTTGCACCAAGCCTGCGCGGCCAGGCTCCGTTTCTCGAACACAACGCCGCTCTCGGCCTGTTCATGATCGGCCTGCTCAATATTCAGTTCATTCCGTTCTATCGGTTGCAGGTTCAGGGCGTACGCCCGGTACTCGCCGCCGCATCGGCACTGATGATCATCGCGGCAATCGTTCAGGCGATCGTCGTCCTCGCCCCGATCGGCCAGATCGCCGGCCAACCGGCAACACTGGCCACGCTGCTGCTTGCGGTGGTCGCCGTACTGCTCCACCTCGCATCCCTGCAGACCCAGGCCGGCAGCCGACCGCAAGCCACCTCACATCGCCGCAGCGGCGCACCGAGCGCCGGCGAAACGGCCGGCACCGAAGGCCCTCGGGAAACCGGTACGGTCAAGTGGTTCAACACCTCGAAGGGTTTCGGCTTCATCTCGCGCGAGTCAGGCGAAGACGTGTTCGTGCACTTTCGCGCCATCCGCGGCGAAGGCCACCGCATACTGATCGAAGGCCAGCGCGTCGATTTCACCATTGTCCTGCGTGACAAGGGCCCGCAAGCCGAAGACGTGGTGATTCTGCACAGCCGATAG
- a CDS encoding SlyX family protein, which produces MDAESRIADLETRLAFQDDTLQTLSDVLVEQQRIIDRLQLQLEVLSRRQEEMQSRLGDEGEEAPPPHY; this is translated from the coding sequence ATGGATGCAGAGTCCCGTATTGCAGATCTGGAAACCCGTCTGGCGTTCCAGGACGATACCTTGCAGACCTTGAGCGATGTGCTGGTCGAGCAGCAGAGAATCATCGATCGCTTGCAGCTGCAGCTCGAAGTGCTCTCGCGTCGGCAGGAAGAGATGCAGAGTCGCTTGGGTGATGAGGGGGAAGAAGCTCCGCCGCCACATTATTGA
- a CDS encoding HIT domain-containing protein: protein MFVLDARLAQDTLTIGDFPLCRLLLMNDANYPWFILVPRREEVSELFQLDVGDQQLLWREATALAEIVKDTFGADKMNVATLGNVVSQLHVHVIARRKGDASWPSPVWGRLPAKPYSDEQVAEIRHKLKLVLADQLRSGE from the coding sequence ATGTTTGTTCTCGACGCGCGCTTAGCGCAGGACACCCTGACCATTGGCGACTTTCCGCTCTGTCGGTTGTTGCTCATGAACGATGCGAACTATCCCTGGTTCATCCTGGTGCCCAGGCGAGAAGAGGTCAGTGAGTTGTTTCAGCTCGATGTCGGCGATCAGCAGCTGCTCTGGAGGGAGGCGACGGCGCTGGCGGAAATCGTCAAGGACACCTTTGGCGCGGACAAGATGAACGTGGCTACGCTTGGCAACGTCGTGAGTCAGTTGCATGTGCATGTCATCGCCCGACGCAAAGGCGACGCCAGCTGGCCCTCTCCGGTCTGGGGCCGGTTACCGGCAAAGCCCTACAGTGACGAGCAGGTCGCCGAGATCAGGCATAAGCTCAAGCTGGTGCTGGCCGATCAGCTTAGATCTGGAGAATGA
- a CDS encoding OprD family porin, producing MKVMKWSVMALAVAAGTSQMAVASQQSESKGFVEDASLDLLLRTTYFNRDYKDGAGDVRSLGQGFITTFESGFTQGTIGVGVDAFGLLGVRLDGGSGYNYDAMFELDSDGDPVRDVGQAGAAVKFQLSNTIVKYGNQMPFMPVLAYDDSRLLPQTFTGTLVTSNEIEGLELNAGRFTADSSMQSSSADDNRLKSIDVLGGTYQFTENLSASLYFSDVEDVYEKKYANVNYVMPLADSQSLAFDFNIYKSDLDSQTFGDEDNNTIWSLSAKYSVGAHAFILAHQRVSGDSGYYYDLGDGGSAIWVANSYYSDFNSKDERSWQASYELDFSGYGVPGLFWKTAYVYGDNVDTGTGEGKEREFFNQVQYVVQSGPAKDLSLKLRNSIYRSNDNMRDYYSPDLNEIRAFIEYPLSIL from the coding sequence ATGAAAGTGATGAAGTGGAGCGTAATGGCCCTGGCCGTAGCGGCAGGCACGTCGCAGATGGCCGTTGCCAGCCAGCAGTCCGAATCCAAGGGCTTCGTCGAAGACGCAAGCCTGGACCTTTTGCTGCGTACTACCTATTTCAACCGCGACTACAAGGACGGCGCAGGCGACGTGCGCAGCCTGGGGCAAGGTTTCATCACCACCTTCGAGTCGGGCTTCACCCAAGGCACCATCGGTGTTGGCGTAGACGCATTTGGTCTGCTGGGCGTTCGTCTGGATGGCGGTAGTGGTTACAACTATGACGCCATGTTCGAGCTCGATTCGGACGGAGATCCGGTACGTGACGTAGGCCAGGCCGGCGCGGCCGTGAAGTTTCAGCTTTCCAATACCATCGTGAAATATGGCAACCAGATGCCGTTTATGCCGGTACTGGCATATGACGATTCGCGACTGCTGCCGCAAACTTTCACCGGCACTCTGGTGACCAGCAATGAAATCGAAGGACTGGAGCTGAACGCTGGACGATTCACGGCTGACAGCTCGATGCAATCTTCGAGCGCTGACGACAACCGCCTGAAAAGCATTGACGTACTAGGCGGTACTTATCAGTTCACGGAAAATTTGAGTGCATCGCTCTACTTCTCTGACGTCGAAGACGTTTATGAGAAGAAATATGCAAACGTTAATTACGTTATGCCTCTGGCTGACAGCCAGTCCTTGGCGTTCGATTTCAATATCTACAAGAGCGATCTCGATAGCCAAACATTTGGCGACGAAGATAACAACACCATCTGGAGCCTATCGGCTAAATACAGCGTTGGCGCGCACGCCTTCATCCTGGCCCACCAACGCGTTTCCGGTGATAGCGGCTATTACTACGATCTGGGCGATGGTGGCAGTGCTATCTGGGTAGCCAACTCGTACTACTCCGACTTCAACTCCAAGGACGAGCGCTCCTGGCAAGCTAGCTATGAGCTTGACTTCTCCGGCTACGGCGTACCAGGCCTGTTCTGGAAAACCGCCTATGTCTATGGCGACAATGTCGACACCGGCACTGGCGAGGGCAAGGAGCGCGAGTTCTTCAACCAGGTCCAGTACGTAGTCCAGAGCGGTCCGGCCAAGGACCTGTCGCTGAAGCTGCGCAATTCGATCTATCGTTCCAACGACAACATGCGTGACTACTACAGCCCGGACCTCAACGAGATCCGCGCCTTTATCGAATACCCGTTGAGCATCCTGTAA